The following proteins are co-located in the Gossypium hirsutum isolate 1008001.06 chromosome A02, Gossypium_hirsutum_v2.1, whole genome shotgun sequence genome:
- the LOC107951461 gene encoding pentatricopeptide repeat-containing protein At1g43980, mitochondrial — MRPFLKPIYWSQKPTLSHCNNLINHCLSFNSIKFAQTIHAQLIKFGFSGTTFLGNRFVDLYLKVGSFHDVSKVFEEINDKNVISWNIRLNGLLKFGHFKKACSLFDEMPEKDVVSWNSMISGCGLLGFWDHGLEVFKQMQNFGVRPSKFTFSILTTLVSCARQGKEIHCNMITSGVCLSNLVIGNSLIDMYGKLGLVQYAFGVLLSMEAVDVVSWNSLISGCCKSGHEDLALKQFDQMRLSGYSLDEYTMSNAIAICTNLRNLDKGNQIFALCIKMGFISNPIVSSAIIDLFSKCNVLKDSVKHFEEVQRWDSLVCNSMISGYARHGLQDDVFLLFLLAFREDCRPTEFTLSSILSCINFLSVEQGPQIHSLVIKSGFLSELIVATSLVDMYTNIGLIDSAMQVFSEMHVKDLISWNTLIMGLAHNGRAVETLELFKELLREGLALDRITLSGILLACRCGGFVDVGMSIFSSMEEEFGVTPRDEHYACVIDMLCHAGKFKEAFDTLETMPFEPSFLVWKSLALATMTYTNLNITETIAKKMIEQKPQSSLPYSVLNHAYEMSGKWEGIIRVKKAMKQRLKKTVGCSWIGTKKHVFMFEADRLQHKGGKDIYLILELLTWELEENSSIHVELEIEGAEG, encoded by the coding sequence ATGCGCCCTTTCCTAAAACCAATTTATTGGTCTCAGAAACCCACGCTTTCACATTGCAACAACCTTATAAACCATTGTTTATCCTTCAACTCCATTAAGTTTGCCCAAACTATCCATGCTCAGTTGATTAAATTCGGATTCAGTGGCACAACTTTTTTGGGTAATCGCTTTGTGGACCTTTACCTCAAAGTTGGCTCTTTTCATGATGTTTCCAAAGTGTTTGAGGAGATAAACGACAAAAATGTCATATCTTGGAACATTAGGTTGAATGGGTTGTTAAAGTTTGGTCATTTTAAGAAAGCATGTTCATTGTTTGACGAAATGCCCGAGAAAGATGTTGTTAGTTGGAACTCGATGATTTCGGGTTGTGGGTTGTTGGGATTTTGGGATCATGGATTGGAAGTGTTTAAGCAAATGCAGAACTTTGGTGTTAGACCGAGTAAGTTCACGTTTTCAATTCTGACAACATTAGTGTCTTGTGCTAGACAAGGCAAGGAAATTCATTGTAACATGATTACGAGTGGTGTTTGTTTGTCCAATTTAGTGATCGGCAATTCGTTGATTGATATGTATGGTAAGCTTGGATTGGTACAGTATGCTTTTGGTGTGTTGTTAAGTATGGAAGCGGTGGATGTTGTGTCTTGGAATTCATTGATTTCGGGTTGTTGTAAGTCAGGTCATGAAGACTTGGCATTGAAACAGTTTGATCAAATGAGATTGTCTGGTTATTCCCTAGATGAATATACAATGTCCAATGCAATTGCTATTTGTACTAATTTGAGAAATTTGGATAAGGGTAACCAAATATTTGCTCTATGTATCAAGATGGGGTTCATCTCGAATCCCATTGTTTCGAGTGCCATTATTGACCTTTTCTCGAAATGCAATGTATTGAAGGACTCGGTTAAGCATTTTGAAGAAGTGCAACGTTGGGATTCTCTGGTTTGCAATTCTATGATCTCAGGTTATGCTAGGCATGGCTTACAGGATGATGTTTTCTTACTTTTTTTGCTTGCTTTTAGGGAGGATTGTAGGCCTACTGAGTTCACTCTAAGTAGTATTCTAAGCTGTATAAATTTTCTTTCAGTTGAGCAAGGACCTCAAATCCATTCTTTGGTGATAAAATCTGGTTTTTTGTCGGAATTAATTGTTGCAACTTCACTTGTTGATATGTATACTAATATTGGATTAATTGACTCAGCAATGCAGGTTTTCTCTGAAATGCATGTAAAAGATCTAATATCTTGGAATACTTTAATTATGGGTTTGGCTCACAACGGCAGAGCTGTTGAGACATTGGAACTATTTAAAGAACTACTCAGAGAAGGTTTGGCACTGGATCGAATAACACTTTCTGGAATTCTATTAGCTTGCAGGTGTGGCGGTTTTGTTGATGTAGGAATGAGTATCTTTTCTTCAATGGAGGAAGAATTCGGAGTTACACCTCGTGATGAGCactatgcatgtgtaattgataTGCTCTGCCATGCTGGTAAATTCAAAGAAGCATTTGATACTTTAGAAACAATGCCTTTTGAACCTAGCTTTTTAGTTTGGAAATCACTAGCACTTGCTACTATGACTTACACCAACCTGAACATCACTGAAACAATAGCCAAGAAGATGATAGAACAGAAACCACAGTCATCTTTACCCTATTCGGTGTTGAATCATGCATACGAGATGAGTGGTAAATGGGAAGGTATAATTCGAGTGAAGAAGGCCATGAAGCAGAGGTTGAAGAAAACCGTTGGATGCAGTTGGATTGGAACAAAAAAACATGTATTCATGTTCGAAGCTGATCGGTTACAGCACAAGGGAGGAAaagatatatatttaatattgGAACTATTAACTTGGGAGTTGGAAGAAAATAGCAGTATTCATGTAGAGCTTGAGATAGAGGGTGCTGAGGGGTAA
- the LOC107951460 gene encoding putative pentatricopeptide repeat-containing protein At1g77010, mitochondrial: protein MTMELDHQCYGHLLQSCTTRNSILLGKQLHLFFLKKGILGSTITVGNRLLQMYARCGTMAETWKLFDEMPQRNCFSWNTLIEGYMKSGNKEKSLELFQLMPHKNDFSWNLVISGFAKAGELEVAGALFDDMPRKNGFACYSMIHGYARNGEAKKAIELFTESGSSGDAFVLATVIGACVDLGAIEYGKQIHAHMLVAGIELDPVLCSSLINLYGKCGDLDGASRVLNLMTEPDDFSLSALISGYATCGRMTDARRIFDRKSDPSVVLWNSLISGHVLNNEEIKALALFNRMREKGVRQDFSSIAVILRACSSLCILEQVKQMHGHAHKVGAISDVIVASTLIDSYSKFGWPNDACKLFSELEAYDTILLNSMIAVYSSCGRIEDAKQIFMTMPNKSLISWNSMIVGLSQNGCPVEALDLFFKMNKLNLRIDKFTLASAISACTSISSIELGEQVFAKATHIGLESDQIISTSLVDFYCKCGLVEYGRKIFDTMTKSDEISWNSMLMGYATNGHGFEALLLFNEMINAGVGPTNVTFIAVLSACDHCGLLEEGRKWFNSMKRDYHYDPGIEHYSCMVDLFARVGCLEEAMNLIGEMPFKADASLWLSVLRGCVAHGDKTLGKDVAERIIELDPGNSSAYVQLSSLFATSGEWETSAIVRKIMREKQIQKNPGFSCADS, encoded by the coding sequence ATGACCATGGAGCTTGATCACCAATGTTATGGTCATTTGCTTCAATCTTGTACAACCCGCAACTCCATTCTCCTAGGGAAACAGCTCCACCTCTTTTTCCTCAAAAAGGGTATCCTTGGCTCCACTATTACAGTAGGAAATCGCCTCCTCCAAATGTATGCGCGGTGCGGTACTATGGCTGAGACTTGGAAACTGTTTGATGAAATGCCGCAGAGAAATTGTTTTTCTTGGAATACACTGATTGAAGGGTACATGAAATCTGGAAATAAAGAGAAGTCATTGGAGTTGTTCCAGTTGATGCCGCATAAAAATGATTTCTCCTGGAACTTAGTCATTTCCGGGTTTGCCAAAGCTGGCGAGTTAGAAGTTGCAGGGGCTTTGTTTGATGACATGCCTAGGAAAAATGGGTTTGCTTGCTATTCGATGATTCACGGTTACGCTCGGAATGGGGAAGCAAAAAAGGCTATTGAGCTGTTTACAGAATCGGGATCTTCGGGTGATGCATTTGTGTTGGCAACTGTTATTGGGGCATGCGTTGATTTGGGAGCTATAGAATATGGGAAGCAGATTCATGCACATATGTTGGTTGCGGGAATAGAGCTTGATCCAGTGTTGTGCAGTTCTCTGATAAACTTATATGGGAAATGTGGTGACTTGGATGGTGCAAGTCgtgttttgaatttgatgacAGAACCGGATGATTTTTCTTTGTCTGCATTAATTTCTGGTTATGCAACCTGTGGCAGAATGACTGATGCAAGAAGAATATTTGATAGAAAAAGTGATCCATCTGTTGTTTTATGGAATTCTTTGATCTCAGGACATGTTTTGAACAATGAGGAAATTAAAGCATTAGCTCTCTTTAATAGGATGCGGGAAAAAGGGGTTCGGCAAGACTTTTCTTCGATTGCAGTTATTCTGAGGGCCTGCAGTAGTTTATGCATTTTGGAACAAGTCAAACAGATGCATGGTCATGCTCATAAAGTTGGTGCGATCTCTGATGTTATCGTAGCCAGCACTCTGATTGATTCTTACTCCAAGTTTGGATGGCCTAATGATGCTTGCAAGTTGTTTAGTGAGCTCGAAGCCTATGATACAATCTTGCTTAACTCTATGATCGCTGTGTATTCCAGCTGTGGAAGAATTGAAGATGCAAAGCAGATTTTCATGACAATGCCAAATAAAAGCCTGATATCATGGAATTCAATGATAGTAGGTCTGAGTCAAAATGGTTGTCCAGTTGAGGCATTAGATCTATTCTTCAAGATGAATAAATTAAACCTGAGAATCGACAAGTTTACTTTGGCTAGTGCCATCAGTGCCTGTACTAGCATCTCCAGCATTGAACTTGGTGAACAAGTATTTGCTAAAGCTACTCACATTGGACTTGAATCTGATCAAATAATATCTACCTCCCTTGTTGATTTCTACTGCAAATGTGGTTTAGTTGAATATGGGCGAAAAATATTTGACACAATGACAAAATCAGATGAAATCTCTTGGAATTCCATGCTTATGGGTTATGCTACCAATGGTCATGGGTTTGAAGCATTGTTGTTGTTCAATGAAATGATAAATGCTGGTGTAGGGCCAACTAACGTAACATTTATAGCAGTCCTGTCTGCCTGTGATCATTGTGGACTTCTAGAGGAGGGACGAAAGTGGTTTAACTCAATGAAAAGGGACTATCATTATGATCCGGGGATAGAGCACTACTCTTGCATGGTTGATCTTTTTGCCCGTGTTGGTTGCCTTGAGGAAGCAATGAATCTCATAGGAGAAATGCCTTTTAAGGCGGATGCAAGTTTGTGGTTATCTGTTTTGAGAGGCTGTGTTGCGCATGGAGACAAAACTCTTGGAAAGGACGTGGCAGAGCGGATTATCGAGCTTGATCCTGGAAACTCCAGTGCTTACGTACAGTTATCCAGCTTATTTGCAACCTCTGGTGAATGGGAAACATCAGCTATTGTTAGAAAGATAATGAGAGAAAAGCAAATTCAGAAGAATCCTGGTTTCAGTTGCGCTGACAGTTGA
- the LOC107952281 gene encoding uncharacterized protein: MAPHPPFKPSSIAPLPLPSPFTQFSYQPNMFDPTKELPKSYVSLSDHLTGGFSDCNDSYDRAMNYGPKVQKTAQNYANYSSWNTLEGRFEVETLMADDESGISSPPLWKSSPQHENNVNYRCLSPSSRAQAIARGQKELMEMVSKMPESCYELSLKDLVEHQPVVVVEPKQESFAQGRGSNSIDERKYKNEKQNSQKQQLSRSGSLVDNGGFLLKMVFPVSLGSKKKKKMKKNKSKKNDPNTNSNSKVSPKPTVADASGKTVDKDWWKKRSGSSESDSSGSTIKSGSTKSIRSSSSGSGRSYRSISTTRRRHRRSGCLAFIFPKKTKALRSKEANPQS, from the exons ATGGCTCCACACCCACCTTTTAAACCATCTTCAATTGCTCCCCTGCCTCTTCCTTCTCCTTTCACCCAATTTTCTTACCAACCAAACATGTTTGATCCTACCAAAGAACTGCCCAAATCTTATGTCAGTTTATCGGATCACTTAACTGGAGGATTCAGTGATTGTAATGACAGTTATGATCGTGCCATGAACTACGGTCCCAAAGTGCAAAAAACTGCTCAAAACTACGCAAATTACAGCAGTTGGAACACCTTGGAAGGGAGGTTCGAAGTTGAAACATTGATGGCGGACGATGAGTCCGGAATTTCCAGTCCTCCTTTATGGAAATCTAGTCCTCAACATGAAAACAACGTTAATTACCGGTGTCTATCGCCATCGTCGAGAGCTCAAGCCATAGCTAGAGGCCAAAAGGAGCTTATGGAAATGGTTAGTAAAATGCCCGAGTCTTGTTACGAACTTTCGTTGAAAGATCTCGTGGAACATCAGCCTGTCGTTGTTGTGGAACCGAAGCAGGAGAGTTTCGCCCAAGGGAGAGGTTCAAATTCGATCGATGAACGCAAGTACAAGAACGAGAAGCAGAACAGTCAGAAACAGCAACTTAGTAGGAGTGGGAGCTTAGTAGATAATGGAGGGTTTCTTCTAAAAATGGTGTTTCCAGTTTCGTTAGGGtctaagaaaaagaagaagatgaagaagaataaGAGTAAGAAGAATGATCCTAACACGAATAGTAATTCAAAAGTTTCTCCAAAGCCGACTGTAGCAGATGCATCTGGTAAGACTGTAGATAAAGATTGGTGGAAGAAGAGATCGGGGTCGAGCGAGAGCGACAGCAGCGGATCGACTATAAAGAGTGGCAGCACCAAAAGCATCCGTAGCAGCAGCAGTGGCAGCGGCAGAAGCTACCGGAGCATCAGCACTACTCGCCGCAG GCATAGGAGAAGTGGTTGCTTGGCTTTTATCTTCCCTAAAAAAACCAAAGCATTGCGGTCAAAAGAGGCCAATCCTCAGAGTTGA